The window TAAGAAATATTCAGGGAGAATTTCACAAAACTTCAGGTGCTAAGAAAGTATCTATGGCTGATCTTATTGTATTAGCAGGTGCTGCCGGTATTGAGAAAGCTGCTGCTAATGCTGGATATGATGTTGAAGTACCTTTTACTCCTGGCCGTATGGATGCCAGACAAGAAGATGTTGATGTGGCTTCAATGAATTTATTAGAGCCAATGGCAGATGGATTTAGAAATTATCTAAAAACTAGATACAGTGTTTCTACTGAGGAGTTATTAATTGACAAGGCTCAATTGTTAAGATTAACTCCACCAGAAATGACGGTATTAATTGGAGGTATGAGAACATTAGGAGCTAATTATGATGGTTCAGAGCATGGTGTTTTCACTGACGATAAAACAAAATTAACGAATGATTTCTTTGTGAATCTTTTGAGCATGAGCACTGAGTGGGATGCTACAGATGATACAAAAGAACAGTTCATTGGAAAAGACAGAGAAACTGGAGAGCAAAAATATACAGCAACTAGAGCAGACTTAGTATTCGGTTCACATTCTGAATTAAGAGCTTTAGCTGAGGTGTATGCACAGTCTGATTCAAAAGAGAAATTTGTGAATGACTTTGTCGCATCATGGGACAAAATAATGAAGTTAGATAGATTTGATTTAATCTATCAGTAATCAATTAGTGGTTATTGTTTTTAGAAAAGCCGAGCTGAAAAGTTCGGCTTTTCTTATATTCGGCCATTTTAAAATCAAAATAAATGAAAATAATAATTGCTTCTCAAAATCCAGTAAAAATTGAAGCTACTAAAATAGCTTTCCAAAAAATGATAGATGATGATTTTTCATTTGAAGGTATTAACGTTCCTTCCAATGTAAGAGATCAACCCATGGATCATAAGGAAACATTACTAGGAGCAAAAAATAGAGCTCAAAATGCAAGAGATAATAAGCCTAATGCTGATTATTGGGTAGGCATTGAGGGAGGGATTCATAATGATGAATTCGGTATGCAAGCTTTTGCTTGGATAGTTATCTTATCTAAAACGAAGAATAGTCAAGCGCAAACTGCAGTGTTTTATCTACCTGAACCAATTGCAGAAATGGTAAACAATGGTATTGAATTAGGCGAAGCGGATGATATTTACTTTAAAAGAAGTAATTCAAAGCAAAAAGATGGAGCAGTCGGAATTTTAACCAATGGATTAATAGATAGAACACAATACTATGAACATGCTATAATTATGGCTTTAATTCCATTTCAAAATAAACGGTAATTTTAGTTTGTTTTTAGCTTTTACTCTTTTATTTTTATAAGAAAAACTATGAATTCTTATATAACCTTGTTGTTCTTTTTCATCTCAATTTCGCTTGGATTCTCACAGGAGCAAGTAAATTTGACTATTAGAAGTAATAAGGGGCTATCCAAAGAATATTTGCTAATCCTTCAGAATGAAACTTATGCTTTTAGCCCGGATCAAAAGGAATATGTATTTTCATTAACAGTTTCTGAACCCGAATTTGGAGCGCTTATTACACCAAACAATAGATCATATACATTTTGGTACGATGGGGGTGAGGTTGAAGTGTTTTTTGAACAGAATATTTTTAGTAAAGAATTAATAGTAAGTGGATCAGAAAGTCATAAAATTTTTGAAAAGTTTGATTATAAAGATCCATATCCCAAATTCAAAGAGGTTTTCATTTCAAACTTAAATTCAATAGTTGCCTTAAATTACATAGATCGGTATTACAGATTTATGGATTTCACAAAAGCTCAATTTAAAGAGCTTTATCAGCTTATTCCAATAGCAAGGCGTTCAGAAATACCTAATTTCAATGCATATATAAATAGTTTAGAAAAGAGAAAAATCGAGCTGAAAGCTGAAATTATTGATTTTACTGGGTTTGACAAAGAAGGGAATTCTATTAGCACTAAAGATTTTCGTGGTCAATATCTATTGATAGATATAGCCGCTTCATGGTGTGGACCCTGTTGGAAGGCTTTTCCCTATTTAATTGAAGTGAAGGAAGAATTTAGTGAAGTGCAATTTATTACACTTAATGAAGATAGTGCTATAGATAGATGGACCTCTTTAGCTGAGAAGAATAATTTATCAATAAACTGGCCAGTGATATGGACGATTGAGGGTGATAAAAAAGAGTTGCTACTTCAATATAAGATTCAATCATATCCAACTTATTTATTGGTTGATCCAAAAGGGATTATTGTTGAAAGATGGGAAATTTCTTCTCAAGAAGTACTGAAAGCTAAATTGAAAAAACATATTAATAGAGGTTCTTGAAATAGTATAATCAGTGGATTTAGCTTAGAACCTTTGATTAAATGTGAAGTCGGTTGTTTATTTAATATAGTAACATTTGTTACGCCTGATAGATATTGTACTATCTACTTTTGTCTTAAAATTAACAGATAGACAATATGACATTAATAGAAATAATTGGTTTTTTAAGTGCGGCTATAATTGGCATCTCTTTAGGCTTAATCGGTGGAGGAGGTTCTATCCTTACTGTACCTGTATTAGTTTATTTACTTGGAATTAATCCTGTTACAGCCACTGCCTATTCATTATTCATTGTAGGTTTTAGTTCTTTAGTAGGGGGATTAAATTATGCTAAAAAAGGATTAGTAAATTATAAAACAGGTATAGTATTTACAATTCCAGCTTTCATTTCAGTTTATTTAACGCGTTTACTTCTAGTACCAGCTTTACCAGAATCATGGTTTTACATTGGAGGATTAGAAATCACAAGATCAATTGGGATTATGGTGATTTTTGCGATTTTAATGATTGCAGCATCATACTCTATGATTAAAGGAAAGAAAAAAGTAGCAGAAGAGGCTGAGGAGGAAGCAGGAGAAACCGTTCAAAAATTTAATTACCCATTAATTATTGTAGAAGGAATCGTAGTAGGAGCATTGACAGGTTTAGTTGGTGCAGGTGGAGGATTCTTAATTATTCCTGCACTAGTAGTATTGGCTAAGTTACCAATGAAAGAAGCAGTAGGTACGTCATTATTAATTATTGCTGCTAAATCTTTAATTGGTTTCATTGGTGATATTCAATCTGGTGGAGAAATTGACTGGGTATTTTTAGCAATATTTACAGTAATTGCTGGTTCTGGTATATTTATCGGTTCTTATCTATCGAATTTAATAGATGGTCAAAAACTGAAAAAAGGCTTTGGATGGTTCGTTTTAATCATGGGTTCTGTCATGATTATAAAAGAACTATTCATGTGATTGGATTCTAATGTTGTTTAATAAAAAGAGCTCTTCTGAGCTCTTTTTTTGTTTCATAGATTCTGTAACTACTATGTAACCAATGTTACTATCCTATTATGCTACTTGCCGTAAACAATACTGAATCAAAAAGAAAAATTGAAGATATGAATATTAAGCATTTTTATGATGACGCTTTAGCACAAGGTTCTTTCGCAATAGAAAGTGAAGGGCAAGTAGCTTTAGTAGACCCATCAAGAGATATTCAAGAATATATAGATTTTGCTAATGATCATAATGGTAAAATTGTAGCAGTTTTTGAAACTCATCCTCATGCAGATTTTATCAGTAGCCATTTAGAATTACATAACAAATTCGGTGCTAAAATATACGTGAATGAGAAAGTAGGAGTGAGTTACGATTTTTCACCATTAGGTCATGGAGAAGAAGTTAAAATAGGTAAAGTTACTTTCAGAGCACTATTTACTCCAGGTCACTCTCCAGATCATAATTCATATTTATTATTGGATGAAAATGGTGAACAAAAAGCTGTATTTACTGGTGATTCATTATTTGTAGGAGATGTTGGTCGTCCCGATTTAAGAGAAGGTGCTGGTAACATTCAAGTAAGTAAAAAAGAATTAGCTGGAATGATGTATGATACAGTAAACGATGTGTTTGCTGATCTAGCTGATGATACTATTGTATATCCTGCTCACGGTCCTGGTTCACTTTGCGGTAAAAATATGAGTAGCGATTTAAGTAGTACTATCGCAAAAGAGAAAGAAAATAACTGGGCGTTTCAAATTAAAGAAAAAGATAAGTTTGTAGATGCTTTTTTAGAAGGACAATCCTTCATTCCTAAATACTTCCCTAACAGTGTGGAAGTAAATAGAAAAGGAGCAGCTTCATTAGAAGAAGCCGTTAAAAATGCAGAGGTTAAAGAAGGATTTGAAATTCCGAGTTCAGCTTTAATAATTGATACCAGAGCAAAAGAAGAATTTAAAAAAGGTCATATAAAAGGGGCCATTAATATACAAAATCAGGAGTCTGATAAGTTTGAAACATGGTTAGGTTCAATAGTAGGTCCAGATGAAGATTACTATCTGGTTGCAGATAATAAGGATGATTTAGAATTTGCAATTTACAGAGCAGCTAAGATTGGATATGAAAATAACTTAGTAGCAGGAGTAATTAATCCAAAAGGTGAGGAAGTAACAGATCCGCTTGTAAATGTGGAGGATTTCAAAAACAATCCGGATGCTTACACTATCATAGATATTAGAAATAAATCTGAGGTAGCGGACGGTAAGTTTTTTGAATCAGCTACAAATATTCCTTTACCAGAATTAAGAGAAAAAGCTGCGGATATTGATACCGAAAAGCCAATCATTGTACATTGTGCTGGAGGGTACAGATCAGCAGCAGGATTTAGTATAGTAAAAAGATTATTACCAGAAGCTAAGGTTTATGACTTAAGTGATGCGGTAAACGACTTTAAATAGTGTTTTAGTTTTTTTTGATTGATTAGTGAAAAAAAGGTGGGCTTAGGCTCACCTTTTTTGTTTTATACCTAAATGTTATGCTTAATAATCAACACCTTGATTTAATGTTTTAAAAAAATAAAAATATTTCACATCCTTTAAAACTTTTCAGAGAGCAGCCGCATCCAAGAATTAAATAAGTCATAACTTGAATATATTAAAATGTATGCGGTGCAAAATGAAGATTTAATATCACAAGCCCAAAGTGGAGACACCTATGCGCAAGGCGAAGTGGTGAGAGAATGGTATCCGCGTATTTATAATTATGCTTTTAAATACTTTGGAGAATCCGATTTAGCTGCTGAAGCCGCTCAGCAAACTTTCATTACCATGCATCATAAAATTGGTCAATTGAAAGAATGTAGCAAGTTTAAATCATGGATTTATACAATAGCTACAAATATTTGCAGGCAAGAAAGCAGAAAAGGTAAAAGACACAGATGGTTAAGTTTTGACCAGCTTTTACCTAAAAAGGAAGAGGATACAAGCCCAGTTTGGGAAGTGTCAAAACCCAGAGATCATAATCCAGAACAGACTTATTTAAGAAGTGAATTAGGTGGCATTTTAAATAAATGCTTACAGCAATTAAGTAAAGACCAAAGAGAGGTTTTGATTATGAAAGAATATGAGGGCTTGAAATTTAGAGAAATAGCAGAGGCTTTAAATGTTTCTGAAAATACCGTAAAGTCTAGACTTTATTATGCTTTCTCACACATGAGAAAACTATTAGCAAAAGAGAATATTACAGAAAATACATTAAAATATGAAAACTGAAGATTGGAAAGCGATGATAATGGATTATCTCTATGATGAGCTTGGTCCTAAAGATAAAACAGCTTTTGAAAACGAATTAAGTCAAAACCCAGACTTAAAAGAAGAATTGGAGGCTTTTCAAAGTACTCAAAATATTATGGGGAGCTGGGAGGATGAAAAGGTAAGTGCACCTCCATTTTTTAATGTATACAAAACCGAGCCACCAAAAAATAGTCAAAATGGGTATAAATGGTTTATTTCAATTGCAGCCTCCTTCTTGATTTTAATGTTAGCTGCAAAATTTACAGGACTCGAAATTTCAAGTCAGGATAATGACTTTAGAATAGCATTTAACCAAAATTCAACTGATCAAAATCAATTAAATCAGCAGGAAGTTCAGAAAATGATGGGCCAGGTATTGGCTAATTATGAACAGAAACTGGAAGAAAAGCGAGTGGAAGATAAGCAAGAGCTAAAAAGCTATTTAGCTAAGCAAAGTAATCAGAACAAAGCAATTATTGATAATTACTTAACCTCATTGCAACAAAATAACTTGCAGTTGATGGAAACCTATTGGAAAGAAAGTAACGAACAACAACAAGTATATACTGAGCAACTATTGTCTGATTTTGCTGAATATGTTCAAGAGCAAAGACAGGAAGATATGGATTATTTGTTTGCTAAAATGGAATTGATGGAGTCAGATAAAGATCTATTTAAAATTGAGACCGGTCAAATGATCAATGCTCTGGCAAGTAATCAATCAGCTGAGGAGGCTTATTAAATAAAGAATTAAAAATTTAAATAAAATAGAGATGAAAAGATATAGTTTAATAGTAGCACTATTCCTTATGGGCATGATCAGCTTCGCTCAAGATATTGACAAAGCTAAAATGAATAAGGATTTGAAAGTTGCTCAAACGGTTTTGAATAGCTTGGTAAATGATAATAGATCTGCTAATTGGGGTAATAATAATGAAGAACAAGCTCAGTACATAGAAGATTATGGAGTGATTTTAACGATGCCAAGAAATAGAGCCTTTGCATTTACAATAGCCCCTGAAATGCCACCTATGCCAGATTTCTCTAACGCAATAGCCAGAAGTTTCGAGGTCATCGAAGATATACGAATTGATATTGAAGATGAAGAATTAGATGAAGAAACAAGGGCCGAAATAGAAGCGGAAAGAGCCGAAAGAAGAGCTGAATTAGCGGAAAGGCAAGCTGAATTAGAAAGAAGAGCTGAAATTGCAATGGAGAGAGCTCAAGTGAAAATTTTGCAAATGGACAGCATGAGAAATGAAAAAATTGCTGAAAATAAAGAACAGGTGATTGAATTTTTACTCGATTACGGACAATTGATTAGTCAGCTTAAAGATTCGGATAAAATTTTAGTTATGGAAAAGGGTCAGGATATGAGATTCTACCGCAACGCTCAAGGTGTTGAGGCAGTAAAATCAAATAGATTGTCTATCGAGGCAAAAGTATCTGATCTAAGAGCTTTTCAAAAAGGTAAGATTGACAGAGAGGAGGCGAAAAGTAGAATCGTGATAAATCAGAAAGCAGAAGTAAAACCACTTGCTAAGGATTTAACTTTGCTTCAAACTATTATGAGAAGGTTATATGCTAAAGACTTATCTGATACTTATTATCTTAATTCAAGAATGCCTTATGATCAGATAGAAGGACTTGGAGTGATCTTTTATATGGATATGGTTTCTTCCATCAGATCTGGAAGTGATTTTTGGAATGTACCTACTCAGGATAGGGAAGACTTAATACAAGAAGAGCGAGATGAGCTTATCAAAAGTTTATATCCGCAATTTGAGGAAGAGTTGATAGATAATATTTTAGAATATGGTAAAAATGTCAATAGCTTAGCTGATGATGAGCAATTAATTTTTAAAGTTGGGATAACGAAATGTACAGATTGTGGAATACCTGAAACCTTGGAATTACAAGTAAAGGGGAAAACTTTGAAAGATTTGAAATCTGGAAAGATAAATCAAAATCAAGCTCTAAATGATTTAAAAGTTATTAAAGGAGCATTGCAATAAAACCTTATTCCATTAGTATCTTTGAGCGTGATAGCGTAAGCTGTCAGGCTCTTTTTATTTCTGGCAATTAATCTCATTAATTAATTTTCCATGCAAAAATTAGATATTCTTTATCTAACCGATTTATATTATAAAGCACAAGGTAGAAATTATTACGAAGAGGATCTTTACATAACTTCTCAGTTGAAAGATTATTTTAATATTTTAATAGGACATCCTCAGCAAGCAATTGATCATATTGATAAAGCTGACTTAATCGTTTTTAGAAATACAGGACCTGTTGTTTATTATCAAGAATATTTTGATCATTTTGTAAATAGTATACAAGTTAAAAATAAGCTAACATTCAATTCATTTGATGGAAAGGCAGATATGAAAGGGAAACAGTATCTTTTGGATTTGTATGCTCAAAATTATCCTGTTATTCCTACTGTTGAAAAGATTGAAGATTTAGATCGTCTCCCTGAGTCTGATCAATATATTATCAAACTTAAAAACGGTGCAGATTCTATTGGGATGCAATCTCTCAGAAAGGAGGAGATAGCCAATGAAAATCTTAATGGTAAAATTATTCAGCCCTATATAGATTTTGAATATGAGCTTTCTTTTTATTTCATTAATAATGAATTTCAGTATGCTTTGTATGCTCCTGACAAACATAAAAGATGGGAATTAATGCCTTATGAACCTCAATCTTTAGAGTTGGATTTTGCTAGCAAGTTTATTGAATGGAATAATATGAAATGCGGCATTCAAAGAGTAGATGCATGTAAATTAAAGGATGGAAGTTTATTATTGGTCGAATTGGAGGATTTGAATCCGTACTTATCCATTGATTTGTTAACAGAAGATAAAAAGCATTTCTTTATTGATAATTTCGTTAAAGCATTATCTGCTTTAAAAGCATAATTTAATGAATTAAAAATGTCAGATATAGATTCTTTTTCAGTCAAAATAAATCCTAATACTAAATTTATTTTCTCTACTTCAGGAAGTGCTAATTCCATCCAAAAACATAATTCTGCTTTGCAGAAATTTGGTTTAGATATGGTTTATTTTACTTTTTCTGATCCAATCACTCCAGATCAATATGCTGAATTATTAAAATCACCCATTTCAAGAGGAGGTGCAGTAACTGGAAAGGATGGTCTGAAATCTACAATTATACCTTTTTTGGATGAAGTAGAACCCATTGCAAAAAAAACATTAGCTGTAAATACTATAGTCAATCAAGGGGGTAAATTATTGGGCTATAATACAGATGCCGAGGGTTTAAAAGCAGCTCTTTCTAAAGGAATAAATAATTCTAATCACACCATTAAAACTGCTGTGATTTATGGAAATGGAGGAGTATCTGGAGTGGCTTATCATGTTTTGAAAGAATTAGGGATAAAAGCTGTAATCACAGGAAGAAATCAGGAAAAAGTAAATAGTAAAAAGAGAGA is drawn from Marivirga arenosa and contains these coding sequences:
- a CDS encoding shikimate dehydrogenase family protein, with the protein product MSDIDSFSVKINPNTKFIFSTSGSANSIQKHNSALQKFGLDMVYFTFSDPITPDQYAELLKSPISRGGAVTGKDGLKSTIIPFLDEVEPIAKKTLAVNTIVNQGGKLLGYNTDAEGLKAALSKGINNSNHTIKTAVIYGNGGVSGVAYHVLKELGIKAVITGRNQEKVNSKKRDLGIEDDDFRGPYDLLVDATPISSQADFLKAEGFKELITHCKMVFSHNMPEKDNKTNHLQKYCLEHNLEFIPGSEMYKAQLIRQYKLFIGDISTEQILENWNLEAS
- a CDS encoding anti-sigma factor family protein, yielding MKTEDWKAMIMDYLYDELGPKDKTAFENELSQNPDLKEELEAFQSTQNIMGSWEDEKVSAPPFFNVYKTEPPKNSQNGYKWFISIAASFLILMLAAKFTGLEISSQDNDFRIAFNQNSTDQNQLNQQEVQKMMGQVLANYEQKLEEKRVEDKQELKSYLAKQSNQNKAIIDNYLTSLQQNNLQLMETYWKESNEQQQVYTEQLLSDFAEYVQEQRQEDMDYLFAKMELMESDKDLFKIETGQMINALASNQSAEEAY
- a CDS encoding sulfite exporter TauE/SafE family protein, with the protein product MTLIEIIGFLSAAIIGISLGLIGGGGSILTVPVLVYLLGINPVTATAYSLFIVGFSSLVGGLNYAKKGLVNYKTGIVFTIPAFISVYLTRLLLVPALPESWFYIGGLEITRSIGIMVIFAILMIAASYSMIKGKKKVAEEAEEEAGETVQKFNYPLIIVEGIVVGALTGLVGAGGGFLIIPALVVLAKLPMKEAVGTSLLIIAAKSLIGFIGDIQSGGEIDWVFLAIFTVIAGSGIFIGSYLSNLIDGQKLKKGFGWFVLIMGSVMIIKELFM
- the yjjX gene encoding inosine/xanthosine triphosphatase, with translation MKIIIASQNPVKIEATKIAFQKMIDDDFSFEGINVPSNVRDQPMDHKETLLGAKNRAQNARDNKPNADYWVGIEGGIHNDEFGMQAFAWIVILSKTKNSQAQTAVFYLPEPIAEMVNNGIELGEADDIYFKRSNSKQKDGAVGILTNGLIDRTQYYEHAIIMALIPFQNKR
- a CDS encoding MBL fold metallo-hydrolase; the encoded protein is MNIKHFYDDALAQGSFAIESEGQVALVDPSRDIQEYIDFANDHNGKIVAVFETHPHADFISSHLELHNKFGAKIYVNEKVGVSYDFSPLGHGEEVKIGKVTFRALFTPGHSPDHNSYLLLDENGEQKAVFTGDSLFVGDVGRPDLREGAGNIQVSKKELAGMMYDTVNDVFADLADDTIVYPAHGPGSLCGKNMSSDLSSTIAKEKENNWAFQIKEKDKFVDAFLEGQSFIPKYFPNSVEVNRKGAASLEEAVKNAEVKEGFEIPSSALIIDTRAKEEFKKGHIKGAINIQNQESDKFETWLGSIVGPDEDYYLVADNKDDLEFAIYRAAKIGYENNLVAGVINPKGEEVTDPLVNVEDFKNNPDAYTIIDIRNKSEVADGKFFESATNIPLPELREKAADIDTEKPIIVHCAGGYRSAAGFSIVKRLLPEAKVYDLSDAVNDFK
- a CDS encoding RNA polymerase sigma factor, whose product is MQNEDLISQAQSGDTYAQGEVVREWYPRIYNYAFKYFGESDLAAEAAQQTFITMHHKIGQLKECSKFKSWIYTIATNICRQESRKGKRHRWLSFDQLLPKKEEDTSPVWEVSKPRDHNPEQTYLRSELGGILNKCLQQLSKDQREVLIMKEYEGLKFREIAEALNVSENTVKSRLYYAFSHMRKLLAKENITENTLKYEN
- a CDS encoding TlpA family protein disulfide reductase; protein product: MNSYITLLFFFISISLGFSQEQVNLTIRSNKGLSKEYLLILQNETYAFSPDQKEYVFSLTVSEPEFGALITPNNRSYTFWYDGGEVEVFFEQNIFSKELIVSGSESHKIFEKFDYKDPYPKFKEVFISNLNSIVALNYIDRYYRFMDFTKAQFKELYQLIPIARRSEIPNFNAYINSLEKRKIELKAEIIDFTGFDKEGNSISTKDFRGQYLLIDIAASWCGPCWKAFPYLIEVKEEFSEVQFITLNEDSAIDRWTSLAEKNNLSINWPVIWTIEGDKKELLLQYKIQSYPTYLLVDPKGIIVERWEISSQEVLKAKLKKHINRGS